One Natrinema marinum genomic window carries:
- a CDS encoding ABC transporter ATP-binding protein — protein sequence MIEETAVDNTGTATSERGESDATRSGTVELDGLRKEFGDVTAVDGVDLQINPGEFLTLLGPSGCGKSTTLRMISGLETPTSGDVFISGQRVTSAAANKRNTSMVFQEWALFPHMTVEENISFGLEMDGVPADEREEKVTEALELVELPGYQDRKATELSGGQKQRIAMARAIVREPDVLLLDEPLASLDRKLRQHMQVELKKIQEELGITFIYVTHDQEEALTMSDRIAVLNDGQIEQVGPADELYKDPATKFVATFLGETNLFEGTVSSDGTSVRGDDGDVRIEAQPALGDRRAVVSVRPEEIAVVGSDESPGFENEWEGTVDETIYKGSLKNYYVDIGSQTLEIERQINEETADFDVGDRVTVGFPAKVGNVIEA from the coding sequence ATGATAGAAGAAACAGCAGTCGACAACACGGGAACGGCGACCAGCGAACGTGGCGAGTCGGATGCGACTCGATCCGGGACCGTAGAGCTCGACGGATTGCGGAAGGAGTTCGGGGACGTAACCGCCGTCGACGGGGTCGATCTGCAGATCAACCCGGGCGAGTTCCTCACGCTGCTCGGCCCGTCCGGCTGTGGGAAGTCGACCACGCTTCGGATGATCAGCGGTCTCGAGACGCCGACCTCGGGCGACGTGTTCATCAGCGGTCAGCGAGTCACCAGCGCGGCCGCGAACAAGCGCAACACCAGTATGGTGTTTCAGGAGTGGGCGCTCTTCCCGCACATGACCGTCGAGGAGAACATCTCGTTCGGACTCGAGATGGACGGCGTCCCAGCCGACGAGCGGGAGGAGAAAGTCACCGAAGCGCTGGAGCTCGTCGAACTCCCGGGCTATCAGGATCGGAAGGCGACGGAGCTGTCGGGCGGGCAGAAACAGCGGATCGCGATGGCGCGTGCGATCGTCCGCGAACCCGACGTCTTGCTGCTCGACGAACCCCTTGCGAGTCTCGACCGCAAACTCCGACAGCACATGCAGGTCGAACTCAAGAAGATTCAGGAAGAGTTGGGGATCACGTTCATCTACGTCACGCACGATCAGGAGGAAGCGCTGACGATGTCGGATCGGATCGCCGTCCTGAACGACGGCCAGATCGAGCAGGTCGGGCCGGCCGACGAACTGTACAAGGATCCCGCGACGAAGTTCGTTGCGACGTTCCTCGGCGAAACGAACCTCTTTGAGGGGACCGTCTCGTCCGACGGGACGAGCGTTCGAGGCGACGACGGCGACGTCCGCATCGAGGCACAACCGGCCCTCGGCGATCGCCGCGCCGTCGTCTCGGTCCGGCCCGAAGAGATCGCGGTGGTCGGCTCGGACGAAAGTCCCGGCTTCGAGAACGAGTGGGAGGGAACCGTCGACGAAACGATCTACAAAGGATCGCTGAAGAACTATTACGTCGATATCGGCTCGCAGACACTGGAGATCGAACGGCAGATAAACGAGGAAACTGCCGATTTCGACGTCGGAGATCGGGTAACAGTTGGGTTCCCGGCAAAAGTCGGTAACGTCATCGAAGCGTAG
- a CDS encoding aldehyde dehydrogenase family protein yields MTIETEDRYQLFIDGEFVQASTDESLTTTDPATGDPIARFAAATSADVDRAVEAARESLSAWQANSPVERGRTVHRVADLLREHADDLARIESLDQGKPLEQARSDVDDAVRYFEYYAGVADKLEGKSVPRGAETFDMTTREPYGVSGQIVPWNFPLSITARGVAPALVAGNTVVVKPAPTTPLSALHFAELCREAGVPDGVVNVVTGGAEPGAALSSHDGVDQLTFTGSVPTGEAVMKSAAETITPVTLELGGKNPAIVMPDADLDEAAFWVATGIFTNAGQICSAADRALVHESVYDEFVARLVDRAESYTLDAGVDDPDMGPLNHADHFETVLDYVDIGVSEGATLETGGEPLDRDGHFLPPTIFSDVEPEMRIAREEIFGPVLSVIPFADREEAIDIANGTEYGLTGGVFSRDIKRALRLARDIDAGSVYVNEWFGGSIETPFGGMKKSGIGREKGLEALESYLQTKNISVNLDETIQ; encoded by the coding sequence ATGACTATCGAAACGGAAGACCGCTATCAGTTGTTCATCGACGGCGAGTTCGTCCAGGCGTCGACCGACGAATCCCTCACGACCACGGATCCGGCGACCGGTGATCCCATCGCGCGGTTCGCGGCGGCGACCAGCGCCGACGTCGATCGCGCGGTCGAGGCGGCTCGCGAGTCGCTGTCGGCCTGGCAAGCGAACTCCCCCGTCGAACGCGGACGAACCGTACACCGGGTCGCGGATCTCCTTCGAGAGCACGCCGACGACCTCGCACGAATCGAGAGCCTCGACCAGGGGAAACCCCTCGAGCAGGCGCGCAGCGACGTCGACGACGCGGTCCGCTATTTCGAGTACTACGCGGGCGTCGCCGACAAACTCGAGGGCAAGAGCGTCCCGAGGGGAGCGGAGACGTTCGATATGACCACCCGCGAACCCTACGGGGTCAGCGGGCAGATCGTCCCGTGGAACTTCCCGCTGAGTATCACCGCTCGCGGCGTGGCGCCCGCGCTCGTCGCCGGGAACACGGTCGTGGTGAAACCGGCGCCGACGACGCCGCTCTCCGCGCTGCACTTCGCCGAACTCTGCCGGGAAGCGGGTGTCCCCGATGGGGTCGTCAACGTCGTGACCGGCGGCGCTGAACCCGGTGCCGCGCTGTCATCGCACGACGGCGTCGACCAACTCACGTTCACGGGCAGCGTCCCCACGGGCGAGGCGGTGATGAAATCCGCGGCCGAGACGATCACCCCCGTGACGCTCGAGCTGGGCGGCAAGAACCCCGCGATCGTGATGCCCGACGCCGATCTCGACGAGGCCGCGTTCTGGGTCGCGACCGGAATCTTCACGAACGCCGGGCAGATCTGTTCGGCGGCCGATCGCGCCCTCGTTCACGAATCGGTCTACGACGAGTTCGTCGCGCGACTCGTCGACCGAGCGGAGTCGTATACGCTCGACGCCGGCGTCGACGATCCGGATATGGGACCGCTCAACCACGCCGACCACTTCGAGACCGTGCTGGACTACGTCGACATCGGCGTAAGCGAAGGTGCCACCCTCGAGACCGGCGGCGAACCGCTCGATCGAGACGGGCATTTCCTTCCGCCGACGATCTTCTCCGATGTCGAGCCGGAGATGCGGATCGCCCGCGAGGAGATCTTCGGTCCCGTGCTCTCGGTGATCCCGTTCGCCGATCGCGAGGAGGCGATCGACATCGCGAACGGCACCGAGTACGGACTCACGGGCGGTGTGTTCTCTCGAGATATCAAGCGGGCGTTGCGCCTGGCTCGCGACATCGACGCGGGGAGCGTCTACGTCAACGAGTGGTTCGGCGGTTCGATCGAAACGCCGTTCGGCGGGATGAAAAAGAGCGGAATCGGCCGCGAGAAGGGCCTCGAAGCGCTCGAATCGTATTTGCAGACGAAAAATATCTCGGTGAATCTCGACGAGACGATCCAGTAG
- the speB gene encoding agmatinase: MSDERSRAEVFHDRYEGTDAELAYTGRRTFLKGEPRDVEDLADADVAVLGAPLDAAASNRPGARYGPTAIREASAWWAYLSGYKGGVTNMNTRAQVDFGDVTVADCGDVPVFPLDQEKSAESIAAHVATAAERAFPVLLGGDHYCTYPSFRGFAEASDADSVGLVQIDAHTDTAEDSPVFGEHFHGSPTRLIAESDYSDYEHISQIGIRGYESPGFFEFADESGLNLYTMRDVRTKGVEDVVTDAIEQAAAETDAVYVTFDIDSVDPGIAPGTGTPEPGGLGSHEALQIMETLGAHDAVGAADLMEVAPERDPTRSTQTLAAYLLVTLVERQFAE; the protein is encoded by the coding sequence ATGAGTGACGAGCGGTCGCGCGCCGAGGTGTTCCACGACCGATACGAGGGGACCGACGCCGAACTCGCCTACACCGGCAGGCGGACGTTCCTCAAGGGCGAGCCCCGCGACGTGGAGGATCTCGCAGATGCCGACGTCGCGGTACTGGGAGCGCCCCTCGATGCGGCCGCGAGTAACAGGCCAGGCGCGCGTTACGGGCCAACGGCCATCCGCGAAGCGAGCGCCTGGTGGGCCTACCTGTCGGGGTACAAAGGCGGAGTGACGAACATGAACACGCGCGCGCAGGTCGATTTCGGCGACGTGACGGTCGCCGACTGCGGCGACGTTCCGGTGTTCCCGCTCGATCAGGAGAAGTCCGCTGAAAGTATCGCCGCGCACGTAGCGACGGCGGCCGAGCGGGCGTTTCCCGTCCTGTTGGGTGGTGACCACTACTGTACGTATCCGTCGTTTCGTGGCTTCGCCGAGGCCAGCGACGCCGACAGCGTCGGACTCGTCCAGATCGATGCGCACACCGACACCGCCGAGGACAGTCCCGTTTTCGGAGAGCACTTCCACGGATCGCCCACCCGGCTGATCGCCGAGTCCGACTATTCGGACTACGAGCATATCAGTCAGATCGGGATCCGCGGGTACGAATCGCCGGGGTTCTTCGAGTTCGCCGACGAATCTGGATTGAACCTCTACACGATGCGGGACGTCAGGACGAAGGGGGTCGAGGACGTCGTCACGGACGCGATCGAGCAAGCGGCCGCGGAGACGGACGCGGTTTACGTCACGTTCGATATCGACTCGGTCGATCCGGGCATCGCGCCGGGGACGGGCACGCCCGAACCCGGCGGACTGGGTAGCCACGAGGCGCTCCAGATAATGGAGACCCTCGGGGCACACGACGCAGTCGGGGCCGCAGACCTCATGGAGGTCGCCCCCGAACGCGATCCGACGCGGTCGACGCAGACACTCGCGGCGTATCTCCTCGTCACGCTCGTCGAACGCCAGTTCGCGGAGTAA
- a CDS encoding aspartate aminotransferase family protein has translation MSQQMQSNERVTQQYDEHLMPIWKSLNVPVRRAEGCSVEDFDGNEYLDVFSGISVTNVGHGNDAVVAAAKTQLEEFVHGCSYVHPNQPVADLAERLADVTPGDLQKSFFCNSGTEAVEGAVKLARKYTGSKEVVALEMGFHGRTLGSLALTGNHTYKHEMGPTINDAVHAPAPYRYRWADEGSDATVAEQAAAEIEHVIGTHTSDDLAAIVVEPVMGEGGIIVPPEGWLERVREIAHEHDALLIVDEVQTGYGRTGELFASEHFDVVPDILTQAKGIANGLPLGAFTASAEIADAFEAGDHLSTFGGNPVACAAALATIDELQDGIIEHAREQGAWLADRLAELEAEFDAVGETRGLGLMQGVELVDPSETGPRGIAPAPDKELAAAVADELREQGIIMGVGGYYKNVMRFQPPLTIDRPDLERTVETLRRAIDTETDDE, from the coding sequence ATGTCACAACAGATGCAGTCGAACGAACGGGTCACGCAACAGTACGACGAACACCTGATGCCGATCTGGAAGTCGCTGAACGTCCCCGTTCGGCGAGCAGAGGGGTGCTCGGTCGAGGACTTCGACGGAAACGAGTACCTCGACGTGTTCTCCGGCATCTCGGTGACGAACGTCGGTCACGGGAACGACGCCGTCGTCGCCGCCGCGAAGACGCAACTCGAGGAGTTCGTTCACGGGTGTTCGTACGTCCACCCCAATCAGCCGGTCGCCGACCTCGCCGAGCGCCTCGCGGACGTGACGCCCGGCGACCTTCAGAAGAGTTTCTTCTGTAACTCCGGGACCGAAGCCGTCGAGGGTGCGGTGAAGCTCGCCCGCAAGTACACGGGGAGCAAGGAGGTCGTCGCTCTCGAGATGGGGTTCCACGGCCGAACGCTGGGGAGCCTCGCGCTCACCGGCAACCACACGTACAAACACGAGATGGGACCGACGATCAACGACGCGGTCCACGCCCCGGCGCCCTACCGCTATCGCTGGGCCGACGAGGGCTCCGACGCGACGGTCGCGGAGCAAGCCGCGGCCGAGATCGAACATGTGATCGGCACTCACACGAGCGACGACCTCGCCGCCATCGTCGTCGAACCGGTGATGGGAGAGGGCGGTATCATCGTCCCGCCAGAGGGCTGGCTCGAGCGCGTCCGGGAGATCGCCCACGAACACGACGCGCTGTTGATCGTCGACGAGGTACAGACCGGGTACGGTCGCACGGGCGAGTTATTCGCCAGCGAACACTTCGATGTCGTGCCCGACATCCTGACCCAGGCGAAGGGAATCGCGAACGGACTCCCGCTGGGCGCGTTTACCGCCTCCGCGGAGATTGCAGATGCCTTCGAGGCCGGCGATCACCTCTCCACGTTCGGCGGCAACCCCGTCGCGTGTGCCGCGGCGCTCGCGACGATCGACGAACTGCAGGACGGCATCATCGAGCACGCTCGCGAGCAGGGGGCGTGGCTCGCCGACCGACTCGCCGAACTCGAGGCCGAGTTCGACGCGGTCGGTGAGACTCGAGGCCTCGGCCTCATGCAGGGCGTCGAGCTCGTCGACCCGTCCGAAACGGGGCCGCGCGGTATCGCCCCGGCTCCCGACAAGGAGCTGGCCGCGGCCGTCGCCGACGAACTCCGCGAGCAGGGGATCATTATGGGCGTCGGCGGCTACTACAAGAACGTCATGCGATTCCAGCCGCCACTGACGATCGACCGTCCCGATCTCGAGCGGACCGTAGAGACGCTCCGCAGAGCAATCGACACCGAGACCGACGATGAGTGA
- a CDS encoding FxsA family protein, protein MLRWIFALLLIPFLDAVLLAVVVSQTSYVGWVGMVLLVVLTGLIGMLLVRAEGRRTIGKMQRSLAAGKPPTNELLDGGLLIAAGAFLLTPGLVTDAIGFLLAIPVTRVPIRAALKRFVIIPYADKKTSGLASGTVWTFGFPDQGGAGGADSSDGGTYDLGDDDYSVDDEDSYTINFGDDRTDDASDDRDDDPLAR, encoded by the coding sequence ATGCTCCGGTGGATCTTCGCGCTGTTGCTCATCCCGTTTCTCGACGCCGTGTTGCTCGCGGTCGTCGTCAGCCAGACGAGCTACGTCGGCTGGGTCGGGATGGTCCTGCTCGTCGTCCTGACGGGCCTGATCGGCATGCTCCTCGTCCGCGCGGAAGGCCGGCGAACGATCGGGAAGATGCAGCGGTCGCTGGCCGCGGGGAAGCCACCGACCAACGAACTGCTCGACGGGGGCCTGCTGATCGCCGCCGGAGCGTTCCTGCTGACTCCCGGGCTGGTGACCGACGCCATCGGGTTCCTGCTCGCGATCCCGGTGACGCGAGTCCCGATCCGCGCCGCACTCAAGCGCTTCGTGATCATCCCCTATGCGGACAAGAAGACGAGCGGGCTCGCCAGCGGTACCGTCTGGACGTTCGGCTTCCCCGATCAGGGCGGGGCCGGCGGAGCAGACTCGAGCGACGGCGGGACCTACGATCTCGGCGACGACGACTACAGCGTCGACGACGAGGATTCCTATACGATCAACTTCGGCGACGATCGGACGGACGACGCGAGCGACGATCGGGACGACGATCCCCTCGCCCGGTAG
- a CDS encoding ABC transporter permease has translation MFLELLFFIGPLAIMFFIATMRMEDFALQQAYTLENYIGVFTGPANRAAFINTTTMAVLTTVTAVIVAYPFAYYIARRGGEYQNLLLILVMIPFWTNYIVRIYGWQIILGSKGILNSMLIWIGVLNEPISWIINTKFSIWLGLTYLWLPFMVLPLYSSLEKIDESLIEAAYDLGASRLAVFRRIVLPLSIPGLVGGIIFVFIFSMGAYIVPAMIGGGELFVGTRIGYAFGIGGDWPVGAALGSVLMLIVAGVLWSLMGYTDVEEMF, from the coding sequence TTGTTCCTCGAGCTGTTGTTCTTCATCGGTCCGCTCGCGATCATGTTCTTCATCGCGACGATGCGGATGGAGGACTTCGCGCTGCAACAGGCCTACACGCTCGAGAACTACATCGGAGTGTTCACCGGTCCGGCCAACCGCGCCGCGTTCATCAATACGACGACGATGGCGGTGCTGACGACGGTCACCGCAGTAATCGTCGCGTACCCGTTCGCCTACTACATCGCCAGACGTGGCGGGGAGTACCAGAACCTCCTCTTAATTCTGGTCATGATCCCGTTCTGGACGAACTATATCGTCCGAATCTACGGCTGGCAGATCATCCTCGGATCGAAGGGCATCCTGAACAGCATGCTCATCTGGATAGGCGTGCTCAACGAGCCGATCTCGTGGATCATCAACACGAAGTTCTCCATCTGGCTCGGGCTGACGTACCTCTGGCTGCCCTTCATGGTCCTGCCGCTGTACTCCAGCCTCGAGAAGATCGACGAGAGCCTGATCGAGGCCGCGTACGATCTCGGCGCGTCGCGACTGGCGGTGTTCCGTCGGATCGTCCTCCCGCTATCGATCCCGGGGCTCGTCGGCGGGATCATTTTCGTCTTTATCTTCAGCATGGGCGCGTACATCGTCCCGGCGATGATCGGCGGCGGCGAACTGTTCGTCGGAACGCGGATCGGGTACGCGTTCGGTATCGGCGGCGACTGGCCTGTCGGCGCGGCGCTGGGGAGCGTCCTCATGCTGATCGTCGCCGGCGTCCTCTGGTCGCTCATGGGCTACACTGACGTGGAGGAGATGTTCTAA
- a CDS encoding ABC transporter substrate-binding protein, translated as MRKFEDITGDDNGRARIGASRRTFLQSAGIAGTAAMAGCLGDALGGGTTLNVLTWEGYGTDTIVNEFESEHDATVNISLLASDPEGFNILKSGGTSDYDLLTVNNTWAARHAEAGTIESLNPDDFPEMDNFLEKFQWPFESFAYEDEMYALPTRWGWDTLTVNTNVVPEEHYSSYEVLWTGGPNGEYEGKMGIMDWPTWNIPKIAQSLGYPPFEQNEEQLADIKERLVEMFNNMGAIYSGTSAIRQAFLQEDIVISPVGNFTMSELRAQGNDWVNVVLPEQGGMGWTEGMCMVKDPANPDLAVDFMNKVISPKGQYSVAWEPAAKSPPVNTASFDQFDADQQEALMFSEDGFDAAQTISEQTTPYEFSENTDAWTDMWEDAKAQSDV; from the coding sequence ATGAGAAAATTCGAAGACATAACGGGCGACGACAACGGACGCGCACGTATCGGTGCATCGCGACGAACCTTCCTTCAGTCGGCCGGCATCGCCGGAACGGCGGCGATGGCGGGCTGTCTCGGAGACGCGTTGGGCGGCGGGACGACTCTCAACGTGCTGACGTGGGAGGGGTACGGTACCGACACGATCGTCAACGAGTTCGAGTCCGAGCACGACGCTACGGTCAACATCAGTCTCCTCGCCAGCGACCCGGAAGGGTTCAATATCCTCAAGAGCGGCGGGACGTCCGATTACGACCTGCTCACAGTGAACAACACCTGGGCGGCCCGCCACGCCGAGGCCGGGACGATCGAATCGCTCAATCCCGACGACTTCCCGGAGATGGACAACTTCCTCGAGAAGTTCCAGTGGCCGTTCGAGTCGTTCGCGTACGAAGACGAGATGTACGCGCTACCGACTCGGTGGGGCTGGGACACGCTGACGGTCAATACGAACGTAGTTCCCGAAGAGCATTACTCCTCCTACGAGGTCCTCTGGACCGGCGGTCCGAACGGCGAGTACGAGGGCAAGATGGGTATCATGGACTGGCCGACGTGGAACATTCCGAAGATCGCGCAGTCGCTGGGTTACCCGCCCTTCGAGCAGAACGAGGAACAACTCGCCGACATCAAGGAGCGACTCGTCGAGATGTTCAACAACATGGGAGCGATCTACAGCGGGACCAGCGCGATCCGACAGGCGTTCCTGCAGGAAGACATCGTCATTTCCCCAGTCGGGAATTTCACGATGTCCGAACTCCGCGCTCAGGGCAACGACTGGGTCAACGTCGTCCTCCCCGAACAGGGCGGAATGGGGTGGACCGAGGGAATGTGCATGGTCAAGGATCCCGCCAACCCCGACCTCGCGGTCGACTTCATGAACAAGGTGATTTCCCCGAAGGGACAGTACAGCGTCGCCTGGGAGCCCGCAGCCAAGAGTCCGCCGGTGAACACCGCCTCGTTCGATCAGTTCGACGCGGACCAGCAAGAGGCGCTCATGTTCAGCGAGGACGGGTTCGACGCCGCGCAGACAATCTCGGAACAGACGACACCGTACGAATTCTCGGAGAATACGGACGCGTGGACGGACATGTGGGAAGACGCGAAAGCGCAAAGCGACGTGTAA
- a CDS encoding TrmB family transcriptional regulator encodes MASLRDLGLSEYEARAYRSLLNTGPTTAKELSRASDVPMGRIYDVLNSIEQYNLVRSQTASRPKKYVAVEPSTALDRLLEDKKRELEEKADQYESIVDDLADELDAAEPVEEQFWTAAVGPEETIDLLLERLAAADRDIVMVSADPSYQWDMESVSEEVNTQLESALDRGVSVDLLMTREMVASMSEDVGKRYREVLQQRDDFNVRTNDDITGSFNIIDGVEICIQVPNPLSSGDAFGMIDLKDPEFTANVHEEFAPRWEEASPLEF; translated from the coding sequence ATGGCCAGTCTCAGGGATCTCGGGCTCTCCGAGTACGAAGCTCGAGCCTACCGTTCGCTCCTCAACACCGGCCCCACAACGGCCAAAGAGTTGTCACGGGCGAGCGACGTACCGATGGGGCGGATCTACGACGTGCTAAACAGCATCGAACAGTACAACCTCGTCCGGAGCCAGACCGCGAGCCGGCCGAAGAAGTACGTCGCCGTCGAGCCCTCGACGGCTCTGGATCGGTTGCTCGAGGACAAGAAACGCGAACTCGAGGAAAAAGCCGACCAGTACGAGTCGATCGTCGACGATCTGGCCGACGAACTCGACGCGGCAGAACCGGTCGAAGAGCAGTTCTGGACTGCCGCCGTCGGCCCCGAGGAGACGATCGACCTCCTCTTAGAGCGGCTCGCGGCCGCCGACCGCGACATCGTGATGGTTTCGGCCGATCCGTCCTACCAGTGGGATATGGAGTCCGTCAGCGAGGAGGTCAACACGCAACTCGAGAGCGCCCTCGACCGGGGCGTCTCGGTCGACCTCCTGATGACTCGCGAGATGGTCGCCTCGATGTCCGAGGACGTGGGGAAGCGCTACCGAGAGGTCCTGCAGCAGCGCGACGACTTCAACGTGCGGACGAACGACGACATCACCGGATCGTTCAACATCATCGACGGCGTCGAGATCTGCATTCAGGTGCCCAACCCGCTCTCGTCGGGCGACGCCTTCGGGATGATCGATCTCAAGGACCCGGAGTTCACCGCGAACGTCCACGAGGAGTTCGCCCCGCGCTGGGAGGAAGCCAGCCCGCTCGAGTTCTAA
- a CDS encoding ABC transporter permease, which yields MSTKTSETNAGSETVTNSIGSILAVAERYWLPIWTVLVFTFLYAPIAVLILFSFEKGTFSSVPWDGFTMQWYAEMVSDTRLIRATMNSLYVGTVVTFGATTLGTLGAIALVRADFRGKGFYRALVVAPMTIPGLILGIALLLWFNFLNINTSLVTVMIGQLVFVTPFVLITVSARLRGFDPELEEAARDLGASKWQTYRRVTLPILMPGIVSGALFAFTLSFDDFLIAFFTSGVQNTLPIYIWSKVQHGTDPVINAISTMVLLFSIGLIVASELIRRR from the coding sequence ATGAGTACGAAAACGTCTGAGACCAACGCTGGCAGCGAGACCGTGACCAACTCGATCGGTTCGATCCTCGCGGTCGCGGAGCGGTACTGGCTCCCGATCTGGACCGTGCTCGTGTTCACGTTCCTCTACGCGCCGATCGCCGTGTTGATCCTCTTCTCCTTCGAGAAGGGGACGTTCTCGTCGGTCCCCTGGGACGGGTTCACGATGCAGTGGTACGCGGAGATGGTGAGCGACACGCGCCTCATCCGCGCGACGATGAACAGTCTCTACGTCGGTACCGTCGTGACGTTCGGAGCGACCACCCTCGGAACGCTCGGTGCGATCGCCCTCGTGCGGGCCGATTTCCGGGGTAAGGGGTTCTACCGCGCGCTCGTAGTCGCGCCCATGACGATTCCCGGACTCATCCTCGGGATCGCTCTCCTGCTCTGGTTCAACTTCCTGAACATCAACACGTCGCTAGTGACGGTGATGATCGGCCAGCTCGTGTTCGTCACGCCGTTCGTCTTGATCACCGTCAGCGCGCGCCTTCGCGGCTTCGACCCCGAACTCGAGGAGGCCGCTCGCGACCTCGGTGCCAGCAAGTGGCAGACGTATCGCCGGGTGACGCTCCCGATCCTGATGCCCGGTATCGTCAGCGGTGCGCTGTTCGCCTTCACCCTGTCGTTCGACGACTTCCTGATCGCGTTCTTCACCAGCGGCGTCCAGAACACGCTCCCCATCTACATCTGGTCGAAGGTCCAGCACGGGACCGACCCCGTCATCAACGCAATCAGCACGATGGTGTTGCTGTTCAGTATCGGGCTCATCGTCGCGAGCGAACTCATCCGCCGGCGCTGA
- a CDS encoding DUF255 domain-containing protein, with the protein MNETTRVEWREWGQDAFDEASAEDVPVLLSLTATWCDHCHEMDAETYAEPRIAANVNDSFVPVRVDVDRHPRVRDRYNMGGFPSTVFLAPNGEVLTGAGYLGPDGMRQVLDSVRTMWQTKGDGAARVPRPLREDNPPAGELTAEIEQGMIGHLTDTYDETAGGWGESPKFPLPDALEFALKRDRQMALPSYDAVGANLLDEYDGGFYRFATERDWSGLQREKLLDSNGALVRAFANAYLLTGKDEYREPAERTVEYLTTTLWNDEAEAFANSQAPGEDDAHGLDATDRATADEPPVDGGVFAGPNALAIEGLLTYYAYTDDERARQYAERALETLRGDLLDDGVVAHGLAADGDAAPLLANQARALAALTTAASTLETDVLADATAVADATIDRLHDEDSFLDGPAAGVGLCDRPLRPLDSNVAFADGLLELAVLTGEDRYREFARETLEAFAGASDRFGVQIARYATVVSRLLEGPLVIRVAADPGSDLHRAALRMADHEKVVVPDAALETGTAQVERGDRVSASAETPNELSERVRTVLD; encoded by the coding sequence ATGAACGAGACGACCCGCGTCGAGTGGCGCGAGTGGGGGCAGGACGCCTTCGACGAGGCGTCGGCCGAGGATGTGCCCGTCTTGCTTTCGCTGACCGCGACGTGGTGTGACCACTGCCACGAGATGGACGCCGAAACGTACGCGGAACCGCGCATCGCGGCCAACGTCAACGACAGCTTCGTGCCCGTCCGGGTCGACGTGGACCGCCACCCGCGCGTCCGCGATCGGTACAACATGGGCGGCTTCCCGTCGACGGTCTTTCTCGCGCCGAACGGCGAGGTGCTGACCGGCGCGGGCTATCTGGGCCCCGACGGGATGCGCCAGGTTCTGGACAGCGTTCGGACCATGTGGCAGACGAAAGGCGACGGCGCGGCCCGGGTCCCCCGCCCGCTCCGCGAGGACAACCCGCCCGCGGGCGAGTTGACCGCCGAGATCGAACAGGGGATGATCGGTCACCTCACCGACACTTACGACGAGACCGCCGGTGGCTGGGGCGAGAGCCCGAAGTTCCCCTTACCCGACGCCCTCGAGTTCGCGCTCAAGCGCGACCGGCAGATGGCGCTGCCCTCCTACGACGCGGTCGGCGCGAACCTGTTAGACGAGTACGACGGCGGCTTCTACCGCTTCGCGACCGAGCGCGACTGGTCGGGGCTCCAGCGCGAGAAGCTCCTCGACTCGAACGGTGCGCTCGTACGCGCCTTCGCGAACGCCTACCTCCTGACCGGGAAAGACGAGTACCGCGAACCGGCCGAGCGCACGGTCGAGTACCTGACGACGACGCTGTGGAACGACGAGGCCGAGGCGTTCGCGAACAGCCAGGCCCCCGGCGAGGACGACGCCCACGGCCTCGACGCAACCGACCGAGCGACCGCCGACGAGCCACCGGTCGACGGTGGCGTCTTCGCCGGCCCGAACGCGCTCGCGATCGAGGGCTTGCTGACCTACTACGCTTACACCGACGACGAGCGCGCCCGCCAGTACGCCGAACGCGCACTCGAGACCCTCCGCGGGGACCTGCTCGACGACGGCGTCGTCGCCCACGGGCTCGCGGCCGACGGCGACGCCGCGCCCCTTCTCGCGAACCAGGCGCGCGCGCTGGCGGCGCTGACGACGGCCGCGAGCACGCTCGAGACGGACGTTCTCGCGGACGCGACCGCAGTCGCCGACGCGACGATCGACCGACTCCACGACGAGGATTCGTTTCTCGACGGCCCCGCCGCGGGCGTCGGCCTCTGTGACCGGCCGCTGCGGCCGCTGGACTCGAACGTGGCGTTCGCCGACGGGCTGCTCGAGCTGGCGGTGCTCACAGGCGAGGACCGCTATCGGGAGTTCGCGCGCGAGACGCTCGAGGCCTTCGCCGGCGCGAGCGACCGTTTCGGCGTCCAGATCGCTCGCTACGCGACGGTGGTCTCCCGGCTGCTCGAGGGGCCGCTGGTGATCCGGGTTGCCGCCGACCCCGGCTCGGATCTTCACCGCGCGGCGCTCCGGATGGCCGACCACGAGAAGGTCGTCGTCCCCGACGCCGCCCTCGAGACAGGCACGGCACAGGTCGAACGCGGCGATCGCGTGTCAGCGAGTGCCGAAACTCCGAACGAGTTGAGCGAGCGCGTCCGGACCGTTCTCGACTGA